Proteins from a genomic interval of Nostoc sp. TCL240-02:
- a CDS encoding iron-siderophore ABC transporter substrate-binding protein → MLLILLVVSACSFLNPQLPKRDISLVSSRQKSPVEVHLVQHAMGQTLVPMYPQRVVVIQRWLVQIPIALGVKLVGAPGLALTLQGLGLDNQQLGIEDIGAAFAPTNLEKIMTLKPDLILGTVDENRDNYTLLSHIAPTVLVKMPNSGDWKESFMPTANALGQTEAAKRVIDKYNARIAEFKEKMGSRLKKTQVSVVRLAPKLIHATTKSSFSGVILEDAGLIRPPSQNLDAKGTKKKEGSPVGYSVFPEVLSQIDGDVLFLLRYGFKDASESKTALRQLMAEPLWSKLNVVRHGKIHIVDEFCWLAGSYLSANRVLDDLFTYLVKEAQRI, encoded by the coding sequence GTGCTGCTCATACTCCTGGTAGTTTCTGCTTGCAGCTTCTTGAATCCCCAACTACCAAAGCGCGACATCAGCCTCGTTTCCTCAAGACAAAAATCACCTGTAGAAGTCCATTTAGTCCAACACGCAATGGGTCAAACCCTTGTTCCCATGTATCCTCAACGAGTCGTCGTCATCCAACGATGGCTCGTACAAATACCTATAGCTCTAGGGGTCAAGCTGGTGGGCGCTCCAGGTTTGGCTCTAACCCTCCAAGGGCTAGGGTTAGATAATCAGCAGCTTGGTATTGAAGACATTGGCGCGGCTTTTGCGCCGACGAACCTAGAGAAGATTATGACTCTTAAACCAGACTTAATCTTAGGCACGGTTGATGAAAACCGGGATAACTACACTTTATTGTCCCATATTGCACCCACTGTTTTGGTTAAGATGCCAAACAGTGGCGACTGGAAAGAGTCGTTTATGCCGACAGCAAACGCTCTGGGTCAAACTGAAGCAGCAAAACGTGTCATCGACAAATACAACGCACGCATAGCCGAGTTTAAAGAAAAAATGGGTTCCCGACTCAAAAAGACTCAAGTTTCCGTTGTGCGCCTCGCGCCAAAGTTAATTCACGCGACAACCAAGAGTTCATTCTCTGGAGTGATTTTAGAGGATGCTGGTCTAATCCGTCCTCCTTCCCAAAATCTGGATGCAAAAGGAACTAAAAAGAAAGAGGGTAGTCCTGTTGGCTACAGTGTATTTCCAGAGGTACTCAGCCAGATAGATGGAGATGTCCTATTTCTCTTGCGCTATGGCTTCAAAGATGCGTCAGAGTCTAAAACAGCTCTCCGTCAACTAATGGCAGAACCTTTGTGGTCAAAGCTGAATGTTGTTAGGCACGGGAAAATTCATATAGTGGATGAATTTTGTTGGCTCGCTGGCAGCTATCTATCAGCCAATCGAGTTCTTGATGATTTATTCACCTACTTAGTAAAAGAGGCTCAAAGAATTTAA
- a CDS encoding TonB-dependent siderophore receptor: protein MLSSFCLAITIPVLGQQLPNTNNASDHKLSSQKTLTTAIQPTTEIPSLNELQFGKSSAVYLLRTPKNQNSISQISQATTNVVSVTDVKLNTTDKGIELILVTSNSEQLSVSPKTEGNSYIVSIPNAQLQLASGKSFQLSKPVAGIALITVANADANTVLVTVVGETGAPVVDLFDSQSEGLVFGVTSAASTAQQPTPAPEKQPPIELNVIGEAEGSYNVPDASTATKIPTPVRDIPQSIQVVPRQSWEAQGAANAIDALRSVGVIQAFNSPSNGDVFTIRGFQTTNILHNGLKDYTAGATSGQTQLANIEKIEVLRGPASVLYGQGNPGGTINYVTKQPLSDPYFAASMTFGSYNLYQPTVDISGPINSDKTLLYRLNLSYFNSDSFVDFFNSKRYLLAPVISWQIDPKTKVTFEAEVRYQDQGYHRTGLPALGTVLPNPNGKIPLNRNTLDVGAKNDRSSVLLGYNFEHRFNDNWSLVNAFKVRFVGFITNSANSVALQPDGRTLRRSRQTDLGPGVDNEYAVDTHFIGKFKTGSLQHELVAGFDLYRELNIFNRTMSAIGSIDLFNPVYGQPIGAVTSRLNRKTTNDQIGLYIQDLVTLAPNLKLVFGGRADFVENKVTNFLNSSLNNSQPDQAFSPRVGLVYQPIQPISLYASYSQSFSQNLGATFGGSLFKPSTGTQYEVGVKGDFLSGRLSSTLALYQLTLSNVLTPDPNNLTFNVQTGEQRSRGIELNVTGEILPGWNVIASYAYTDAQVTKDNVYAIGNRLPNVPFNSASLWTTYTFSQSNLQGLGFGLGLFYVGERQGDLNNAFSVPSYVRTDAAVYYQKGHLGLALNFKNLFNVQYFTPRDINFVYPEDPFTVQGTVSWKF, encoded by the coding sequence GTGCTGTCTAGTTTTTGTTTAGCAATTACTATACCAGTTTTAGGTCAACAGCTTCCAAATACTAATAACGCTAGTGATCATAAATTATCATCGCAAAAAACTTTAACTACAGCAATACAACCAACGACAGAGATTCCTAGCCTCAACGAGTTGCAATTTGGTAAAAGCAGTGCCGTATATTTATTAAGGACACCCAAGAATCAGAACTCTATTTCTCAAATAAGTCAAGCAACAACCAATGTCGTGTCAGTTACAGATGTGAAGCTAAACACCACTGATAAAGGCATAGAGTTAATTTTAGTTACATCCAATTCTGAGCAGTTATCAGTTTCACCGAAAACTGAAGGTAATTCCTACATAGTGAGTATACCCAATGCTCAGTTGCAATTAGCAAGTGGAAAGAGTTTTCAACTATCAAAGCCAGTAGCCGGAATTGCACTAATTACAGTAGCCAATGCAGACGCTAACACCGTACTAGTGACAGTAGTTGGGGAAACGGGTGCGCCTGTAGTGGATTTATTTGATAGTCAGAGTGAAGGTTTAGTGTTTGGGGTGACAAGTGCTGCATCCACGGCACAGCAGCCAACACCGGCACCAGAGAAGCAACCACCCATTGAGTTAAATGTGATTGGGGAGGCTGAAGGAAGTTATAACGTTCCTGATGCGAGTACAGCCACAAAAATACCAACGCCAGTGCGTGATATTCCTCAATCAATTCAAGTAGTTCCCCGACAGAGTTGGGAAGCTCAAGGAGCCGCTAACGCTATTGATGCTTTAAGAAGCGTCGGTGTTATCCAGGCTTTCAATTCACCGAGTAATGGTGATGTTTTTACAATTAGGGGTTTTCAAACGACCAATATTCTTCACAACGGTCTTAAAGACTATACAGCAGGAGCTACATCAGGTCAAACTCAACTCGCCAATATTGAAAAGATAGAGGTTTTGAGGGGGCCTGCCTCTGTCCTTTATGGTCAAGGTAATCCAGGTGGCACGATTAACTATGTTACTAAGCAGCCTCTGAGTGACCCTTACTTTGCTGCCAGTATGACTTTCGGTAGTTATAATTTGTATCAACCGACCGTAGATATTTCTGGGCCGATTAATTCTGACAAAACGCTCCTTTATCGTTTAAATCTTTCTTACTTCAATTCAGATAGCTTTGTTGACTTTTTTAACTCAAAGCGTTATCTACTTGCGCCCGTTATTAGTTGGCAAATAGATCCCAAGACAAAAGTGACTTTTGAAGCAGAGGTACGATACCAGGATCAGGGATACCACAGAACTGGGCTACCTGCTTTAGGAACTGTTTTGCCTAACCCAAATGGAAAAATTCCGCTTAATCGGAACACATTGGATGTAGGTGCCAAAAACGATCGCAGCTCTGTTCTGTTGGGCTATAACTTTGAACATCGCTTTAATGATAATTGGTCATTGGTGAATGCTTTTAAGGTTAGGTTTGTCGGCTTTATCACAAATAGTGCCAATTCTGTCGCTCTACAACCCGATGGTCGGACTCTGAGACGCTCAAGGCAAACCGATCTAGGACCAGGTGTAGATAATGAGTATGCTGTAGACACCCATTTTATAGGTAAATTTAAAACTGGCAGTCTTCAGCATGAATTAGTCGCAGGCTTTGATTTGTACAGAGAACTCAATATCTTCAATCGGACTATGAGTGCTATTGGTTCTATTGACCTATTTAACCCCGTCTATGGTCAGCCCATTGGTGCTGTTACTTCTAGACTTAATCGAAAAACTACAAACGATCAGATCGGTCTTTACATTCAAGATTTAGTAACCCTTGCTCCTAACTTGAAGTTGGTCTTCGGTGGACGAGCAGATTTTGTCGAGAATAAAGTTACTAACTTTTTAAATTCAAGTCTCAATAATAGTCAACCCGATCAGGCATTTAGTCCTCGTGTAGGTCTTGTCTATCAGCCAATCCAACCCATCTCACTCTATGCCAGCTACAGTCAATCCTTCTCTCAAAATCTTGGAGCTACTTTTGGGGGTAGTTTATTTAAACCCAGTACTGGCACTCAATATGAAGTGGGAGTTAAGGGTGATTTCCTCAGTGGTAGGCTATCTTCAACCCTTGCTTTGTATCAACTGACTTTATCCAATGTTTTGACCCCTGATCCGAATAATCTCACATTTAATGTCCAAACGGGAGAGCAACGTAGCCGAGGTATTGAACTCAATGTTACGGGGGAGATATTGCCAGGTTGGAATGTGATTGCCTCCTATGCTTACACAGATGCCCAGGTGACAAAGGACAATGTATATGCTATTGGCAATCGACTGCCGAATGTCCCTTTCAATAGCGCGAGTTTATGGACTACTTATACTTTTTCCCAGAGTAACCTGCAAGGATTAGGGTTTGGCTTGGGTTTGTTTTATGTCGGCGAACGGCAAGGAGATTTGAACAACGCATTTAGTGTACCCAGTTATGTACGTACTGATGCAGCTGTGTACTACCAGAAAGGCCACCTTGGACTCGCGCTCAACTTCAAGAATCTGTTCAATGTTCAGTACTTCACTCCTAGAGATATCAACTTTGTTTATCCTGAAGATCCATTTACGGTGCAGGGGACGGTGAGTTGGAAGTTTTGA
- the msrB gene encoding peptide-methionine (R)-S-oxide reductase MsrB, with amino-acid sequence MTTSNSEFEITKTEEEWRAILTPEQYEVMRQHGTERACTSPLDQQDTEGTYICAACSSPLFTSNTKFSSGTGWPSFFAPIEGAIGTSIDKSYNMTRTEVHCRRCGSHLGHVFGDGPAPTGQRYCMNGIALKFIPEPD; translated from the coding sequence ATGACAACTTCAAATAGTGAGTTTGAAATCACCAAAACTGAAGAAGAGTGGCGTGCAATTTTAACGCCAGAACAGTATGAAGTAATGCGTCAACATGGAACTGAACGCGCTTGTACTAGCCCACTTGATCAGCAAGATACCGAGGGTACTTATATATGTGCAGCTTGTAGTTCACCACTTTTTACATCTAATACTAAATTCAGCAGTGGTACAGGCTGGCCTAGTTTTTTCGCTCCCATAGAAGGGGCAATTGGTACATCTATAGACAAATCATATAATATGACCAGAACTGAAGTGCATTGTCGTCGCTGCGGTAGTCATCTAGGTCATGTATTTGGCGACGGCCCTGCCCCTACTGGTCAACGCTACTGCATGAATGGGATTGCTCTCAAGTTTATTCCTGAGCCAGACTGA
- a CDS encoding substrate-binding domain-containing protein, translating into MKLDVNLCNNLKSIRTRLGMSQQELANIAGVTRQTIGGLESGQYAPSVTVSLRLAKVLGCTVEELFWLEEDLPEIEAIVAESALNQERSRVSLARVGDQWIAYPLVGNDAFRIEMIPSDGEMVAVNQQTVISVSDRPALAQHLVERKEHHLKGEAKSQNGTNKVLVRLLDDIDKLQNTVVIAGCTPVLSLLAKATECWHPKLRIHYRFAHSKAALRSLCRGEVHIAGMHLYDPKTGEHNIPFVREASTGKNFVLITLGVWEEGLLVPPGNPMGVKTVSDLVEFGATIVTQQVGSGGRMLLERKLQEERVPFETVKGFDHIAYNHQDVALSVTSGIADAGISTASIAAAFGLGFIPLHQARYDLVILKEYLEQSPVQQFLNTLGHRLVRSQLEVLGGYDISKIGEVVANI; encoded by the coding sequence ATGAAACTGGACGTGAATCTTTGCAACAACCTGAAGTCAATTAGAACTCGCTTGGGCATGAGCCAGCAAGAATTGGCTAATATAGCTGGTGTCACCCGTCAGACTATTGGTGGTCTGGAATCGGGACAATATGCTCCTTCAGTTACCGTTTCCCTGCGTTTAGCTAAAGTACTTGGCTGCACAGTTGAAGAGTTATTCTGGCTAGAGGAGGATTTACCTGAAATTGAGGCAATTGTTGCCGAATCAGCCCTTAACCAAGAGCGATCGCGAGTTAGTCTGGCGCGGGTTGGGGATCAATGGATAGCTTATCCCCTGGTTGGGAATGATGCTTTTCGCATCGAAATGATTCCATCTGATGGTGAGATGGTTGCAGTGAATCAGCAAACGGTTATTAGCGTCAGCGATCGCCCAGCGTTAGCGCAGCATCTTGTAGAGAGAAAAGAGCATCACTTAAAGGGTGAAGCAAAGAGCCAGAACGGTACAAATAAAGTCCTGGTTAGGCTACTGGATGATATCGACAAACTACAAAATACAGTTGTGATTGCTGGTTGTACACCTGTGCTTTCCCTTTTAGCAAAAGCAACTGAATGCTGGCATCCAAAACTGCGAATTCATTATCGTTTCGCCCACAGCAAGGCGGCATTACGTAGTCTGTGCCGAGGTGAAGTTCACATTGCAGGGATGCACTTATACGATCCCAAAACTGGGGAACATAACATTCCCTTTGTGCGGGAAGCTTCAACAGGTAAGAATTTCGTTTTGATTACCCTTGGAGTTTGGGAAGAAGGCTTGTTAGTCCCACCAGGAAACCCAATGGGAGTTAAAACAGTTTCCGACTTAGTAGAATTTGGAGCAACTATTGTTACCCAGCAAGTGGGTTCTGGTGGTCGGATGCTTTTAGAACGGAAACTTCAGGAAGAACGAGTGCCATTCGAGACTGTGAAAGGATTTGACCATATCGCCTACAACCATCAGGATGTTGCCTTATCTGTAACGTCAGGAATCGCTGATGCAGGTATCAGTACGGCATCTATAGCTGCTGCCTTTGGGTTGGGATTTATCCCCCTACATCAAGCGCGATACGACTTAGTGATTCTCAAAGAATACTTGGAACAATCACCAGTACAACAGTTTCTCAATACCTTGGGACATCGGCTAGTGCGATCGCAATTAGAGGTTCTCGGTGGCTATGACATCAGCAAAATTGGGGAAGTCGTAGCAAATATTTAA
- a CDS encoding 2OG-Fe(II) oxygenase yields MLNLNAISNATMQEIPYKWIIFENLLDTSVQSELANSFATTNYKEYHARDFEPDGYPEYTYNDYRFFARCILDESKYKGLQDIKDLSLSWQKLIEQLLTPDYREAMEHLTNLDFKNHSLTIYLTRHDLGFWNRPHTDIPRKHVTQLFYFNEGWNPEWGGHFRILKDNQTTSVVKEVPPLPQYSVAIVRCDRSWHMVSPISLNATQHRLHLATTFWLPES; encoded by the coding sequence ATGTTGAACTTGAATGCAATTAGTAATGCAACTATGCAAGAAATTCCTTATAAATGGATTATATTTGAAAACTTGCTTGACACTTCAGTACAATCTGAACTAGCAAACAGTTTTGCTACTACAAACTATAAAGAATATCATGCTAGAGACTTTGAGCCAGATGGATACCCAGAATATACATATAATGACTACAGGTTTTTTGCACGCTGCATTCTGGATGAAAGTAAATACAAAGGTCTACAAGATATCAAGGATCTGAGTCTTAGTTGGCAAAAATTGATTGAACAACTTCTCACTCCTGATTATCGAGAGGCAATGGAGCATCTTACTAATTTGGATTTTAAAAACCATTCACTAACAATTTATTTAACACGACATGATTTAGGATTCTGGAACCGTCCTCATACAGATATCCCGCGTAAACATGTAACTCAACTTTTCTATTTCAATGAGGGATGGAACCCTGAATGGGGAGGGCATTTCCGAATTCTTAAAGATAATCAGACTACATCTGTAGTTAAAGAAGTTCCACCCTTGCCGCAATATTCAGTTGCTATTGTACGTTGCGATCGCTCTTGGCACATGGTATCTCCTATTTCTTTGAATGCAACTCAACACCGTTTGCATCTAGCGACTACCTTTTGGCTGCCAGAGTCTTAA
- a CDS encoding iron ABC transporter permease yields MNATSANPQRYYTRILSLAIAVLLLLLGIFASITYGTADISISQILTAFTNFDDSTEHIIIRSMRLPRALIASMVGASLAIAGALMQGLTQNPLAAPGILGINAGAALAVVVMVFGLGISTPALITLVAFLGALLAAIAVYSLGSLGQGGTTPLKLTIAGAALTALLSSITTGVLILSDRTLEEVRFWLAGSLAGLDFNLFLTVLPWMIVGLLTAFALSRQINVLSLGESVATGLGQQTGWIKLATASSVVILAGSAVALAGPVGFVGLVVPHLARGAMGIDHRWVLPCAAVFGADLLVWADLAARWLIRPQELPVGVMTAMLGAPFLLYLVRWRVKR; encoded by the coding sequence ATGAACGCAACCAGTGCCAATCCACAAAGATACTATACTCGTATCCTCAGCCTAGCTATAGCAGTTTTATTACTGTTACTGGGCATATTTGCCAGCATTACTTACGGTACTGCTGACATTTCCATCTCCCAAATACTTACCGCCTTTACTAACTTTGATGACTCCACCGAACACATAATTATCCGCTCAATGCGTCTACCACGTGCACTGATTGCAAGTATGGTCGGTGCTAGTTTGGCTATAGCCGGGGCGTTAATGCAAGGATTGACTCAAAATCCCTTAGCTGCGCCTGGGATTTTGGGGATCAATGCAGGTGCAGCCTTAGCGGTGGTAGTAATGGTCTTTGGCTTGGGTATATCAACACCCGCCCTGATTACCCTTGTAGCATTCTTGGGAGCATTGTTAGCAGCGATCGCAGTTTATTCCCTCGGTTCCCTGGGACAAGGGGGTACAACACCATTGAAGTTGACTATTGCTGGTGCAGCCCTCACCGCCTTACTATCTTCAATTACCACAGGTGTACTGATTTTGAGCGATCGCACTCTGGAAGAAGTTCGCTTCTGGCTAGCAGGTTCTCTAGCAGGACTAGACTTCAATCTATTTCTGACTGTGTTGCCTTGGATGATAGTGGGGCTATTAACAGCTTTTGCCTTAAGTAGACAGATCAATGTTCTCAGTTTAGGAGAATCGGTAGCTACAGGCTTAGGTCAGCAAACAGGTTGGATCAAGTTGGCAACAGCATCGAGCGTTGTCATTTTAGCGGGAAGTGCTGTAGCATTAGCGGGGCCTGTCGGCTTTGTAGGTCTGGTAGTTCCTCATCTGGCGCGGGGAGCGATGGGTATTGATCATCGTTGGGTATTGCCTTGTGCAGCTGTGTTTGGTGCAGATTTACTAGTATGGGCAGATTTAGCAGCCCGTTGGTTAATTAGACCCCAAGAATTACCTGTTGGCGTGATGACAGCAATGTTAGGAGCGCCCTTTTTGTTGTATCTAGTGCGTTGGCGGGTGAAAAGATGA
- a CDS encoding iron ABC transporter permease, translating to MTTIQSTKFQIPNFILSNQPVTKVLLVMLLITLAVLGMSLSLGDYPVPPADIVKAVLGLPTQDPESPFVVVTLRLPRVLISWLIGVGLAVAGAILQGLTRNPLADPGIVGVNAGAALAAVSLIVLFPTVPTMYLPLAAFSGAFVVACLICLLAGTGEKSPLRLVLVGVSLAAIMGAFTTLMLTFGQISNVSRALVWLAGSVAGKSWEQLWQLLPWLVVFLPLALLLARELDTLQLGDLVAKGLGSRVTWQRSKLLLVSVALAGASVAIAGTIGFVGLMAPHLARRLVGAIHQNLLPVAALIGGLLVASADFLGRTMFTPTELPCGLLTAALGAPYFIYLLYQKRQR from the coding sequence ATGACAACAATTCAAAGTACCAAATTCCAAATTCCAAATTTCATCCTCAGCAACCAGCCTGTAACTAAAGTCTTGTTGGTAATGCTATTAATCACCCTCGCTGTCTTGGGAATGAGCCTCAGTTTGGGAGATTACCCTGTCCCGCCAGCAGATATAGTGAAAGCTGTTCTTGGTTTACCAACTCAAGATCCTGAATCTCCCTTTGTTGTTGTTACCTTGCGTTTACCTAGAGTGTTAATCTCTTGGTTGATAGGAGTAGGCTTGGCCGTTGCTGGTGCAATTTTACAAGGATTGACACGTAATCCTTTAGCTGATCCTGGTATCGTTGGGGTAAATGCAGGTGCAGCCTTAGCAGCAGTGAGTTTGATTGTATTATTCCCGACTGTACCCACTATGTATTTACCCCTAGCGGCCTTTAGTGGTGCTTTTGTTGTGGCCTGTCTTATCTGTTTGCTAGCTGGTACGGGGGAAAAATCACCTCTACGTTTAGTGTTGGTGGGAGTATCACTCGCGGCAATTATGGGAGCTTTCACGACTTTAATGTTGACTTTCGGTCAAATCAGCAACGTCAGTAGAGCGCTGGTATGGTTGGCGGGTAGTGTTGCTGGTAAAAGTTGGGAGCAACTTTGGCAACTGCTACCTTGGCTAGTCGTCTTCCTTCCCTTAGCTTTACTGCTGGCGCGGGAACTTGATACTCTGCAACTGGGTGACTTGGTAGCTAAAGGACTCGGTAGCCGAGTTACATGGCAAAGGAGCAAATTATTGTTAGTGAGTGTGGCACTGGCTGGAGCAAGTGTGGCGATCGCCGGTACAATTGGCTTTGTTGGATTAATGGCTCCTCATTTAGCACGCAGACTTGTTGGAGCAATACATCAAAATTTATTACCAGTTGCCGCCTTAATCGGGGGATTATTGGTAGCATCAGCAGATTTTTTGGGTCGGACAATGTTTACTCCGACAGAATTACCCTGTGGTTTGCTCACTGCTGCCTTGGGAGCGCCTTATTTTATCTATTTACTATACCAAAAGCGGCAACGATGA
- a CDS encoding iron-siderophore ABC transporter substrate-binding protein, producing MRTTHWLAKCFVLCLPLLGLLAVVVWLNGCFFFNYPKVSHSKSVSSLSQVRVVQHFMGKTIVPAHPQRVVVLSGRCLENALALGIKPIAASKSFVSQLQRLVGPLSGIEDVDWLSPSIEKVLFLKPDLILGMHFHQDIYPLLSHIAPTVLAPPGASGAWKESFAFTARVLGKTKTAQQVMDNYYARLKQFKAKMGDRLNTTLVSVAELRTDALWLWAKASFSGVILKDAGVARPFSQTLDSQATLSLGGGPAAYALSEELLSKLDGDILFLVSEDALGTRDLHPILEELKAKPLWSKLKVVQQEKVHEVGFYWVQFGPLAANRMIDDLERYLVKQQ from the coding sequence ATGAGAACAACTCATTGGTTAGCCAAGTGTTTTGTCCTATGCCTGCCCCTTTTAGGGTTGCTTGCTGTGGTAGTGTGGCTAAACGGTTGTTTCTTTTTTAATTACCCAAAAGTTAGCCATTCTAAGAGTGTTTCTTCTTTAAGTCAGGTTCGAGTAGTTCAGCACTTCATGGGTAAGACAATAGTTCCTGCTCATCCTCAACGAGTTGTTGTGCTTAGTGGTCGTTGTTTAGAAAATGCTTTGGCGTTGGGGATCAAACCTATAGCTGCCTCAAAGTCATTTGTCTCACAATTGCAGCGATTAGTAGGCCCGCTATCAGGTATTGAAGATGTAGATTGGCTCTCTCCTAGTATCGAAAAAGTCTTGTTTCTCAAACCGGACCTAATTCTTGGTATGCATTTTCATCAAGATATTTATCCACTTTTATCACACATTGCACCCACCGTTTTGGCTCCTCCTGGAGCCAGTGGAGCTTGGAAAGAATCTTTTGCTTTCACAGCCCGTGTTCTGGGTAAAACTAAAACAGCCCAGCAGGTAATGGATAATTATTATGCACGTTTAAAACAGTTTAAAGCAAAAATGGGCGATCGCCTGAACACAACTTTAGTATCGGTTGCCGAATTGCGTACTGATGCACTTTGGCTGTGGGCGAAGGCAAGTTTTTCAGGAGTTATTCTTAAAGATGCGGGTGTTGCACGTCCTTTCTCTCAAACTTTAGATAGTCAAGCAACCCTGAGTCTAGGGGGTGGCCCTGCTGCCTATGCTTTATCAGAGGAACTTTTGAGTAAGTTAGATGGGGATATTTTATTTCTAGTATCAGAAGACGCACTGGGCACAAGGGATTTACACCCAATACTTGAGGAACTCAAAGCAAAACCGTTGTGGTCAAAGTTGAAAGTTGTCCAACAGGAAAAAGTTCATGAGGTGGGGTTTTACTGGGTTCAGTTTGGCCCCCTTGCAGCCAATCGGATGATAGACGATTTGGAGCGATATTTAGTTAAACAGCAATAA
- a CDS encoding Crp/Fnr family transcriptional regulator: MIYSPNAVYQSALETSKTTRLFVRHEIIPTRNDILWHIEKGIVRNLTFTEDGTLITLGYWSSGDLVGYPLSSVNPYQIQCLTNVETSVLPPQLWHQDIDAFVSHIQEVEKLLTIVHTKPISLRLWQFLVWLSKKFGRDVEQGKLIEFYTTHQEIAETLNMSRVTVTRTLQQFETEGILFRYKRRLILKL, from the coding sequence ATGATTTATTCTCCAAATGCTGTCTATCAATCAGCATTAGAAACAAGTAAAACTACCAGGCTATTTGTGCGTCATGAAATCATTCCCACACGCAATGATATCCTGTGGCATATCGAAAAAGGTATAGTGCGGAACCTGACTTTTACTGAAGACGGAACACTAATTACTTTGGGTTATTGGAGTTCTGGAGATTTAGTTGGTTATCCTTTGTCGAGCGTCAACCCATACCAAATTCAATGTCTCACAAATGTAGAAACAAGTGTCTTACCGCCTCAGCTTTGGCATCAAGATATAGATGCTTTTGTGTCCCATATTCAGGAAGTTGAAAAACTTTTAACCATTGTTCATACTAAACCTATTAGCTTACGATTATGGCAGTTTTTAGTATGGTTAAGCAAAAAGTTTGGTCGTGATGTAGAACAGGGAAAACTTATTGAATTTTATACCACACATCAGGAAATAGCTGAAACTTTGAATATGTCAAGAGTTACTGTCACACGTACATTACAACAGTTCGAGACAGAAGGAATATTGTTCCGTTACAAACGCCGATTGATTCTAAAACTGTAA